A genomic region of Pararge aegeria chromosome 11, ilParAegt1.1, whole genome shotgun sequence contains the following coding sequences:
- the LOC120627373 gene encoding uncharacterized protein LOC120627373, which yields MSVRVVGVSRAVVGLCVPCDKNRENMPTDYKRKTDRGMASREIYDLAAEEVTLRQKTYRDAASSYNLNHTSLYRYMKKKTSYEANETANAPTVGYPEKTVFTASEEKVLCDYLLNCAAANFGLRTKEARTFAYRLDIEYNKKIPSSWTNHEMAGEVWLRSFMKRHPVLSLRLPQPTSIARATSFNRTNVQLFFQNYTAVVDKHKLQGKDIWNVDESGITTVQKPDRVIARRGQKQVSAMTSAERGTLVTIALAGNALGNHIPPMFIFPRKRFNDHFIRDGPSGSVGTANGSGWMQEEDFYVFLKFFKEQIRPSKENKALLLLDNHASHTAVKNIEFCKENGIVLLTFPPHCTHKLQPMDRAVFGPVKKAVNTACDNWMRSNPGKVMSIYDIPGIVKTSFDKAVTPRNISSGFIHTGLWPVNTDIFQDSDYLPSQITDRPLTTSVNPGSSGSNLVEISRIEEPAPCPTSSTSDERPLANSILHDSRTPSPSILNLPATPPQISYETEDVPKSAENPENSPDLAISEVMLNTIKMPSTTVSVVPSTAFTSDIIPVASRDISVTVTAIPFSPETLRPLPKAPPRKGNPTNRRKVKSAILTDTPVKDELAAIEAARAAKRKVKKPNFKETKTKKISKLGTKKMKVFKKQRGNEDSEEEQEESFCLCCFEPYSNSRAKEKWVQCLDCKNWAHEACTGGELSYVCHNCLSD from the exons ATGTCAGTTCGCGTCGTTGGCGTAAGTCGCGCGGTTGTGGGGTTATGCGTGCCATGTGACAAAAATCGTGAAAA caTGCCTACTGATTATAAAAGAAAGACCGATAGAGGTATGGCGAGTCGCGAAATATATGATCTCGCCGCAGAAGAGGTAACTTTGCGACAGAAAACTTACCGTGACGCGGCTTCGAGTTACAACCTGAACCATACCTCCCTCTAcaggtatatgaaaaaaaaaacttcttatgAAGCTAACGAAACGGCGAATGCTCCAACGGTTGGATATCCCGAAAAGACTGTTTTTACAGCTTCAGAGGAGAAGGTACTCTGTGATTATCTTTTAAACTGCGCTGCTGCTAACTTCGGCCTAAGAACTAAGGAAGCCAGAACTTTTGCATATAGGTTGGATAtagaatataacaaaaaaattccTTCTTCTTGGACAAATCATGAAATGGCTGGAGAGGTTTGGCTTCGATCTTTTATGAAACGTCATCCTGTTCTTTCTCTGAGACTACCTCAACCTACAAGTATCGCTCGAGCTACAAGTTTTAACAGAACAAACGTGcaacttttttttcaaaattataccGCAGTAGTTGACAAACACAAGTTGCAAGGGAAGGATATATGGAACGTTGACGAATCTGGCATCACAACTGTTCAGAAACCAGACCGCGTTATTGCCCGACGAGGACAGAAACAAGTGAGTGCCATGACTTCTGCAGAGAGGGGAACATTGGTTACTATAGCACTAGCAGGAAATGCCCTTGGGAATCACATACCCCCGATGTTCATCTTTCCGCGGAAAAGATTTAATGATCACTTTATACGCGATGGACCTTCTGGATCAGTTGGCACTGCGAATGGGTCAGGGTGGATGCAAGAAGAAGACTTCTatgtatttcttaaatttttcaaaGAACAAATTAGGCcatcaaaagaaaataaagcacTATTGTTATTAGATAATCACGCTTCACACACAGCAGTTAAAAATATCGAGTTCTGCAAGGAAAATGGCATAGTTCTATTGACTTTTCCACCTCACTGTACCCATAAGTTGCAGCCCATGGACAGAGCCGTTTTTGGGCCAGTGAAAAAAGCAGTTAACACTGCTTGTGACAATTGGATGCGGTCTAATCCAGGAAAAGTAATGTCCATCTATGATATTCCTGGGATAGTGAAAACATCGTTTGATAAAGCTGTCACACCGCGCAATATATCTTCCGGATTCATCCATACCGGACTCTGGCCAGTTAACACTGATATATTCCAGGACTCTGATTATCTTCCAAGTCAAATTACTGATCGTCCTTTGACAACTTCCGTTAATCCTGGTTCATCCGGCTCCAACTTAGTGGAAATTTCAAGAATTGAAGAACCCGCGCCCTGTCCTACTTCTAGCACAAGCGATGAACGTCCTCTTGCAAACAGTATTTTACATGATTCTCGTACTCCAAGTCCATCAATCTTAAATTTACCGGCTACTCCTCCTCAAATCAGCTACGAAACAGAAGACGTACCCAAGTCTGCAGAAAACCCTGAAAATTCACCTGATCTGGCGATATCTGAAGTAATGCTTAATACTATTAAAATGCCTTCAACCACTGTATCAGTTGTTCCCTCCACAGCCTTTACATCTGATATAATACCTGTAGCATCACGAGATATTTCAGTTACTGTGACAGCTATTCCATTCTCACCTGAAACTCTTAGACCCTTGCCAAAAGCTCCACCAAGGAAAGGAAATCCAACAAATAGACGCAAAGTGAAATCCGCTATCTTAACCGACACTCCGGTGAAAGATGAACTAGCTGCAATCGAAGCAGCTAGAGCGGCTAAGAGAAAGGTGAAAAAAcctaactttaaagaaacaaaaacaaaaaaaatatcaaaactagGCACTAAAAAGATGAAGGTTTTCAAGAAACAAAGAGGAAACGAAGACagtgaagaagaacaagaagaatCCTTTTGTCTTTGCTGTTTTGAGCCATATTCAAATAGCAGAGCCAAAGAAAAATGGGTGCAATGTCTTGATTGCAAAAACTGGGCTCATGAAGCTTGCACCGGTGGAGAACTTTCTTATGTTTGCCACAACTGCTTGTCAgattga